The Aureispira anguillae genome contains a region encoding:
- a CDS encoding universal stress protein, producing the protein MPEIKKILFPTSCSESSIKAFEYTLAVARYFGASIDVLHVCEPNMGILVPSVMRHQLIQEQKKAAKIMLQNWLKRFEIKDIVIHQEVELGYAKENIATYANKRKDIDLIIIGAKDNNSFTKIIWGTIISKTIEGANAPVLVVPKGIVFQDIKNMLYLTPLVEDWRVIYPRVAKIAANFGAELFVAHLPQAKYKALENEQHVVLEDYGSALHAFAYNTNLHLLVTMAAVRNTFQKALKYSKAQKMAFETIIPLLVLKKK; encoded by the coding sequence ATGCCTGAAATTAAGAAGATACTATTTCCGACAAGTTGTAGCGAAAGCTCAATCAAAGCATTTGAGTATACCCTAGCAGTTGCTAGGTATTTTGGTGCTAGCATAGACGTTTTGCATGTGTGCGAACCTAACATGGGGATTCTTGTTCCTAGTGTTATGCGGCATCAACTCATTCAAGAACAAAAGAAAGCGGCAAAAATAATGCTTCAAAATTGGCTGAAGCGTTTTGAAATAAAAGATATTGTTATCCATCAAGAGGTAGAATTGGGCTATGCCAAAGAAAACATTGCTACTTATGCCAATAAACGCAAAGACATTGATTTGATAATAATTGGAGCCAAAGACAACAATAGTTTTACTAAAATCATTTGGGGAACAATTATTTCTAAGACAATAGAAGGGGCTAATGCTCCCGTTTTGGTGGTGCCCAAAGGGATTGTTTTTCAGGATATTAAAAATATGCTTTATTTAACGCCTCTAGTTGAAGATTGGAGAGTTATTTACCCAAGAGTAGCAAAAATTGCAGCTAATTTTGGTGCAGAGCTATTTGTGGCACATTTGCCACAAGCAAAATACAAGGCATTAGAGAACGAGCAACATGTTGTTTTGGAAGATTACGGTTCTGCTTTGCATGCCTTTGCTTACAATACTAATCTGCATCTGTTAGTAACAATGGCGGCTGTTCGAAATACTTTTCAGAAGGCATTAAAATATAGTAAGGCACAAAAAATGGCTTTTGAAACAATTATTCCTTTATTAGTGCTCAAGAAAAAATAA
- the porX gene encoding T9SS response regulator signal transducer PorX: MENITILWADDEIRLLKPQIMFLEKKGYKVITVSNGHDAIEEVEEHMGNIDVIFLDESMPGITGLETLPKIKAILPSVPVVMITKNEEEGVMEQAIGSQISDYLIKPVNPVQILTSIRKLIDSDRLVREQTATDYQQEFRKIFMEINSGLDFHEWAEIYKKIIHWELKLDESNTTSMAEILATQKEQANSEFCKYMERNYLHWISNDDDAPVMSHDLLRSMVFPDVKSDRPTFFLLLDNLRYDQWKVIEPIVAEYYRIEEEDYFYSILPTTTQYSRNAIFAGLMPGEIEEYYPECWLNDNEKGGKNMHEEKLLSEQIRRTFRKPVKHAYYKVTTVEKGKQLVDTIQNCLHNDFTAIVYNFIDMLSHARTEMEILKELASDEKAYRSLTKSWFSHSAIWEALKIIAEHDVQLFIATDHGSIRVHEPSKVVGDRETTTNLRYKVGKNLQYDRKDVLDVRRPMDAKLPSPNVSSTFIFAKNDKFFLYPNNYNHYNKYYQNTFQHGGISLEEVIIPIIKLRSRKQ, encoded by the coding sequence ATGGAGAATATCACAATATTGTGGGCAGATGATGAGATTAGACTGCTCAAGCCTCAAATTATGTTCTTAGAAAAAAAGGGCTACAAAGTTATAACGGTTTCTAATGGACATGATGCAATTGAAGAAGTAGAGGAGCATATGGGGAACATTGATGTTATCTTTTTGGATGAAAGTATGCCAGGAATAACAGGTCTAGAGACGTTGCCTAAAATCAAGGCTATTTTGCCTAGTGTGCCTGTTGTAATGATTACTAAGAACGAAGAAGAGGGCGTTATGGAGCAAGCGATTGGTTCTCAGATTAGTGATTATCTGATAAAGCCTGTCAATCCTGTTCAAATCTTAACTTCTATTCGTAAGTTGATAGACTCAGATCGCCTAGTTCGAGAACAAACCGCAACCGACTACCAACAAGAGTTTCGTAAGATTTTTATGGAAATAAACAGTGGTTTGGATTTTCATGAATGGGCAGAAATTTATAAAAAAATTATTCATTGGGAGCTTAAGCTGGACGAGTCTAATACGACGAGCATGGCAGAAATTTTAGCTACTCAAAAGGAACAGGCGAATTCGGAGTTCTGTAAATATATGGAACGCAATTATTTACATTGGATTAGCAATGATGATGATGCACCTGTTATGTCACATGATTTGTTGCGCTCTATGGTTTTTCCTGATGTGAAATCTGATCGCCCAACGTTCTTTTTGCTCTTAGATAATTTGAGATATGACCAATGGAAAGTCATAGAACCTATTGTTGCAGAGTATTATAGAATAGAAGAAGAAGACTATTTTTATAGCATCTTGCCTACGACAACACAATACAGTAGAAATGCTATTTTTGCAGGTTTAATGCCAGGAGAAATAGAGGAGTATTATCCTGAATGTTGGTTGAATGACAATGAAAAAGGCGGCAAAAATATGCACGAAGAAAAACTACTTTCGGAGCAGATTCGTCGTACTTTTCGCAAGCCCGTAAAGCATGCTTATTATAAAGTAACTACCGTAGAAAAGGGCAAACAATTGGTCGATACGATTCAGAATTGTTTGCACAATGATTTTACAGCTATTGTTTATAACTTTATAGATATGCTTTCGCATGCTCGTACCGAAATGGAGATTTTAAAAGAGTTGGCAAGCGATGAAAAAGCATATCGTTCGTTGACCAAGTCTTGGTTCTCTCATTCTGCTATTTGGGAAGCTCTAAAAATCATAGCAGAACATGATGTGCAGTTGTTTATTGCAACAGATCATGGTAGTATACGAGTGCATGAACCTTCTAAAGTGGTAGGAGATCGAGAAACAACAACGAATTTGCGTTATAAAGTAGGAAAAAACTTGCAATATGATCGTAAAGATGTATTGGATGTGCGTCGTCCAATGGATGCTAAATTACCTTCGCCAAATGTGAGCTCTACTTTTATTTTTGCCAAAAATGATAAGTTCTTCCTCTATCCAAACAACTATAATCATTACAATAAGTATTATCAAAATACCTTTCAGCATGGTGGAATTTCTTTGGAAGAAGTAATCATACCAATTATAAAATTGAGAAGTAGAAAACAGTAA
- a CDS encoding peroxiredoxin family protein: MKIGILFLGSLLFLVACQSSTGTTNSTKGVAVVKPVEKGEREFQAYLDRKRAQIKGKKAPDIDLKTIGGKRFNPSNMKGKIVLLNFWFAACKPCITEIPSLNELQQKYKSKNVVVISISTDQQAVAEKLAKEKKMRYAVVAGGKSIASQMKVSTFPTSFLIDKEGIIQDVFMGASSFDATYTYTEIKPHIERLLN, from the coding sequence ATGAAGATAGGTATTTTGTTTTTGGGAAGCTTATTGTTTTTGGTCGCCTGCCAGTCTTCTACAGGGACAACCAATTCTACCAAAGGGGTCGCTGTTGTAAAACCTGTAGAAAAAGGTGAACGAGAATTTCAAGCTTATTTAGATCGAAAAAGAGCGCAAATCAAAGGAAAAAAAGCACCAGATATTGATCTTAAAACAATCGGTGGCAAGCGCTTTAATCCTTCCAATATGAAAGGGAAAATCGTGCTGCTCAATTTTTGGTTTGCGGCTTGTAAACCTTGTATCACAGAAATTCCTAGCCTCAATGAATTGCAGCAAAAATATAAATCTAAAAATGTGGTGGTAATTTCCATTTCAACCGATCAACAAGCTGTAGCAGAAAAATTGGCCAAGGAAAAGAAAATGCGTTATGCGGTTGTTGCAGGTGGCAAAAGTATTGCTAGTCAAATGAAAGTATCGACTTTTCCAACTTCTTTTTTGATTGATAAAGAAGGCATTATTCAAGATGTATTTATGGGAGCAAGTTCTTTTGATGCCACCTATACGTATACGGAGATAAAGCCCCATATTGAGCGATTGTTGAACTAG
- a CDS encoding leucine-rich repeat domain-containing protein gives MGLFSKIKKWFLSKDSTEHKSTTVIVDEVQEEEEVVLTDQDVVEEVSLTEEEQQFAQIKQFIESDDMSNHELAAMFMMGLGTKWDDEMYRIVAQSADKMIFWAQQDNNEHFLAYYKSLVISPRFFGQYSEIAEFAVVLTSFKALEELQWKAKHYWNQHPILVAASQLPLLKRLYVEDCRMNFLPESIAQAWSLEELYLANNKLTEMPDTLGQLPNLKILDLSANALRKCPRSIYHLKRLETLRLHNNPLNDIEPRMLGRLYRLKDLQLPEVVAKFNLDTLQDWLPDVDFGKPYWIFD, from the coding sequence ATGGGGCTTTTTTCTAAAATAAAAAAATGGTTCTTGTCTAAGGACTCTACTGAACACAAAAGTACAACCGTAATTGTTGATGAAGTTCAGGAAGAGGAAGAAGTAGTACTGACAGATCAGGATGTTGTAGAGGAAGTATCATTAACAGAAGAAGAACAGCAGTTTGCTCAAATTAAGCAGTTTATAGAAAGTGATGACATGAGTAATCATGAGTTGGCTGCTATGTTTATGATGGGCTTAGGGACAAAATGGGACGATGAAATGTATAGAATCGTAGCGCAGTCTGCCGATAAAATGATCTTCTGGGCACAACAAGATAATAACGAGCATTTTTTAGCTTATTATAAATCATTGGTGATTAGTCCTCGCTTTTTTGGACAATATAGCGAAATCGCAGAGTTTGCTGTTGTGCTCACTAGTTTTAAAGCCTTGGAGGAATTGCAATGGAAGGCAAAACATTATTGGAATCAGCATCCTATTTTAGTTGCGGCTAGTCAACTGCCTTTGCTAAAACGTTTGTATGTTGAAGATTGTCGAATGAATTTTTTGCCTGAAAGCATTGCGCAAGCTTGGAGTTTGGAGGAATTATATCTCGCTAATAATAAATTAACAGAGATGCCCGATACATTGGGGCAATTGCCCAATTTAAAAATACTGGATTTGAGTGCCAATGCGTTGAGAAAATGCCCTCGTTCTATTTACCATCTCAAACGTTTAGAGACGTTGCGCTTGCACAACAATCCTCTTAACGATATAGAACCTAGAATGTTAGGGCGTTTGTATCGTCTAAAAGATTTGCAATTGCCCGAAGTAGTGGCTAAGTTTAATTTGGACACACTTCAAGATTGGTTGCCAGATGTAGATTTTGGTAAACCGTATTGGATATTTGATTAA
- the hemE gene encoding uroporphyrinogen decarboxylase encodes MLKNDLFLRAARGEKTERPPVWLMRQAGRILPQYRALRASLSGFKELVETPELACEVTIQPIDELGVDAAIIFSDILVIPEAMGLPYEMIPGKGPLFPKTITSEADIDGLLEGEAAAEDLGYVYEALKITKRELNGRVPLIGFAGAPFTIFCYMLEGQGSKTFSKAKKVMYQNPVLAHKLLDKITTSTIAYLKRQVESGADLIQVFDSWAGVLTPNSFKTFSLPYMKRIAEALNPMVPVTLFAKGAWHSLTDISNAGCNVVGLGWTQTPADVRALLGANQVVQGNLDPCALYADKNTVQTMTKTMLQAYGQHHIANLGHGVYPDTPLDSVKVFVDTVKQFEYAASLEF; translated from the coding sequence ATGTTAAAAAACGATCTATTTTTACGAGCAGCTAGAGGAGAGAAAACAGAACGCCCACCTGTATGGTTAATGCGTCAAGCAGGTCGTATTTTGCCACAATACAGAGCATTACGTGCTAGCCTATCTGGTTTTAAAGAGTTGGTAGAAACCCCTGAGTTGGCTTGTGAAGTAACAATTCAGCCTATTGATGAGTTGGGCGTAGATGCTGCGATTATTTTTTCTGATATTTTGGTGATTCCTGAAGCAATGGGCTTACCTTATGAAATGATTCCTGGCAAGGGACCTTTATTCCCAAAAACAATTACTTCGGAAGCCGATATTGATGGCTTATTAGAGGGAGAAGCAGCAGCAGAAGATTTAGGTTATGTATACGAAGCATTAAAAATAACCAAAAGAGAATTGAATGGGAGAGTACCGCTTATCGGATTTGCAGGGGCTCCATTTACGATATTTTGTTATATGCTAGAGGGGCAAGGGAGTAAGACCTTCTCTAAAGCGAAAAAGGTCATGTATCAGAACCCTGTTTTAGCCCATAAATTACTGGATAAAATAACTACTTCTACCATTGCTTATTTGAAAAGACAGGTGGAGTCTGGTGCCGACCTAATTCAAGTTTTTGATTCTTGGGCTGGTGTATTAACTCCAAATAGTTTCAAAACGTTCTCATTGCCTTATATGAAGCGTATTGCTGAGGCACTCAATCCTATGGTGCCTGTGACTTTATTTGCCAAAGGGGCTTGGCATTCTTTGACGGATATTTCTAATGCAGGTTGCAATGTAGTCGGTTTAGGATGGACACAAACCCCTGCTGATGTAAGAGCATTATTGGGCGCAAATCAGGTGGTTCAAGGCAATTTGGATCCTTGCGCATTATATGCCGATAAAAATACGGTCCAAACGATGACCAAAACTATGTTACAAGCCTACGGACAGCATCACATTGCTAATTTAGGGCATGGTGTTTATCCTGATACTCCCTTGGATAGCGTCAAGGTATTTGTGGATACTGTTAAGCAATTTGAATATGCTGCTAGTCTTGAATTTTAA
- the ppk1 gene encoding polyphosphate kinase 1 has protein sequence MFRKKNIPFIHRDISWLSFNYRVLQEAKDKSVPLFERIKFLGIYSSNLDEFFRVRVAALKALIRLGKKTKNQMDFSPELVLKRIRKIVTDQQVEFDNIYKNQILPELGQNNIYILRPKDLKSYHHLFLDRLFEERLIQHLQPILLVKNKIRTFLPSNAIYLAVRLKTAGHINRYAVVKIPSDKFSRFIELPSRDSKRKEIIILDDIIRYCLPRLFPGYAIRDAYSIKMTRDADIYIEDEYTGDLIEKIRKGIAKRTIGPGTRFVYDRRMSKRTLNFLTAALQVKEGDLQAEGRYHNNYDFFKFPNFGLKKLRDISLPPLSHKDLHQQQKLFSVIDEKDHLLHYPYQKYDYVIRLLEQAAHDPEVTSIKIAQYRVAKDSQVIAALRSAIQEGKDVMVFMEVKARFDEEANLYWAERLESWGAKVMYSLPELKVHAKLLLITRKSKRYAYLGTGNFNEDTSKIYSDFGLMTADKRLTKEVEQIFDFLEFYKRPEKNFKHLLVGQFRMRRNIYQLIEQEIENAKAGKKAVITLKLNSIQDARMIARLYDASNAGVKIRMIIRGVCSVVPGQVGYSENIEIISIVDRFLEHTRIYMFHNDGDEKIYLSSADWMTRNLFYRIECAFPIYAKDLKQEIKDFLDIQFKDNVKARIINAKQDNQYKKNNSSPKRSQYDMYVYYQDKLLPKIDK, from the coding sequence ATGTTTAGAAAGAAGAATATACCTTTTATACATAGAGATATTAGTTGGCTATCCTTCAACTATCGAGTGTTGCAAGAGGCCAAAGATAAGTCAGTTCCTCTATTTGAGCGAATTAAGTTTTTAGGGATTTATTCCTCTAATTTAGATGAGTTTTTTCGTGTTCGAGTTGCGGCACTAAAAGCATTAATTCGGCTGGGGAAAAAAACGAAGAACCAGATGGATTTTTCGCCAGAACTGGTCCTTAAGCGGATTCGAAAAATTGTGACAGATCAACAGGTTGAATTTGATAATATTTACAAAAATCAAATTCTTCCAGAGTTAGGACAAAACAACATCTATATTCTTCGCCCCAAAGATTTAAAGTCTTATCATCATTTGTTTTTAGATCGATTATTTGAAGAACGGTTAATTCAGCATTTGCAGCCAATCCTCTTGGTAAAAAACAAGATTAGGACATTCTTACCTAGTAATGCTATTTATTTGGCAGTTCGTCTAAAGACTGCTGGTCATATCAATCGTTATGCTGTTGTTAAAATACCTTCTGATAAGTTTTCTAGGTTTATAGAATTGCCGAGTAGAGATTCCAAACGAAAAGAAATCATTATTTTGGATGACATTATTCGTTATTGCCTACCTAGGTTGTTTCCTGGATATGCGATTAGGGATGCTTATTCGATCAAAATGACAAGGGATGCAGACATCTATATTGAGGATGAGTATACAGGCGACTTGATTGAGAAAATAAGGAAGGGAATTGCCAAACGAACAATTGGTCCAGGAACTCGTTTTGTCTACGATCGTAGAATGTCTAAACGTACCTTAAATTTTCTTACTGCTGCTTTGCAGGTAAAAGAAGGTGACTTACAAGCAGAGGGAAGGTATCATAATAATTATGACTTTTTTAAATTCCCTAACTTTGGATTAAAGAAACTGCGAGATATTTCTTTGCCACCATTGAGTCATAAAGATTTGCACCAACAACAAAAGTTGTTTTCGGTTATTGATGAAAAAGATCATCTGCTGCATTATCCCTATCAGAAATATGATTATGTCATTCGTTTGTTGGAGCAGGCGGCTCACGATCCAGAAGTAACAAGCATTAAAATTGCCCAATATCGAGTCGCTAAAGATTCGCAGGTAATCGCTGCACTAAGATCTGCTATTCAAGAGGGGAAAGATGTGATGGTTTTTATGGAAGTAAAGGCACGATTTGATGAAGAAGCTAACCTCTATTGGGCAGAACGTTTAGAATCTTGGGGAGCCAAAGTAATGTATAGTCTTCCTGAACTAAAAGTACATGCCAAGTTATTGTTAATAACCCGAAAGTCAAAACGCTATGCTTATTTAGGAACAGGGAATTTTAATGAGGATACGTCAAAAATTTATAGTGATTTTGGGCTGATGACTGCCGATAAACGACTGACGAAGGAAGTAGAGCAAATTTTTGATTTTTTGGAGTTTTATAAGCGCCCAGAAAAAAACTTTAAGCATTTATTGGTTGGGCAGTTTAGAATGCGTCGAAATATCTATCAGTTGATAGAACAAGAGATTGAAAATGCAAAAGCAGGAAAAAAAGCGGTTATCACCCTAAAACTAAACAGCATTCAGGATGCTAGAATGATTGCAAGGTTGTATGATGCTAGCAATGCTGGGGTTAAAATCAGAATGATTATACGAGGGGTTTGCAGTGTGGTACCTGGGCAGGTTGGTTATAGCGAAAATATAGAAATAATTAGTATTGTCGATCGCTTTTTGGAGCATACTAGAATTTATATGTTTCACAACGATGGAGATGAGAAAATTTATCTGTCGTCGGCTGACTGGATGACTCGAAATTTGTTTTATCGCATAGAATGTGCGTTCCCTATTTATGCCAAAGATCTTAAACAAGAAATTAAGGATTTCTTAGATATACAATTTAAGGATAACGTCAAAGCTAGAATTATCAATGCCAAACAAGATAATCAGTATAAAAAGAACAATTCTTCGCCAAAACGCTCCCAATATGATATGTATGTTTATTACCAAGACAAATTATTACCAAAAATAGATAAATAG
- a CDS encoding tetratricopeptide repeat protein, whose amino-acid sequence MNNFFKYAVVVIILLSLLPLGYQYLNVGMTADELFVDNFTTHKIIDSKKHRGLESEAENTIAEVDAAAILAVRSKAILAYNKKNYSEATKYFKAYMTTTAKTKDKGEVELYLGLAYLGDNQTTKAKNLFKKMSKRGSKGRKQDAEWYLVLTLLKENNVEQAKKNLAKILHQKRAHTHKEKALKLQQQIDKYYVQ is encoded by the coding sequence ATGAATAATTTCTTTAAATACGCCGTTGTAGTTATAATACTATTATCTCTATTGCCGTTAGGGTATCAATACCTTAATGTAGGAATGACTGCTGATGAATTATTTGTGGATAATTTCACCACTCACAAAATCATCGATTCTAAAAAACATAGAGGTTTAGAAAGTGAAGCAGAAAACACGATAGCAGAAGTCGATGCTGCGGCTATTTTGGCGGTTCGATCAAAAGCCATCCTAGCTTATAATAAAAAAAATTACTCTGAGGCAACCAAATATTTCAAAGCCTACATGACAACTACAGCAAAGACAAAAGATAAAGGTGAAGTTGAACTTTATCTAGGACTTGCTTATTTGGGTGACAACCAAACTACTAAAGCCAAAAATTTATTCAAAAAGATGTCCAAAAGAGGCTCAAAAGGCAGAAAACAGGATGCAGAATGGTATTTGGTATTAACTTTGCTTAAAGAGAATAATGTAGAGCAGGCAAAAAAGAATTTGGCAAAAATTCTTCATCAAAAAAGAGCTCATACGCACAAAGAAAAAGCGTTGAAGTTACAGCAACAAATTGACAAATATTACGTACAATAA
- a CDS encoding glycoside hydrolase family 113: protein MKKLFLLICLLPFALLLFSGEQQRVAYKPELFYLGGIQINEADNLSWMNMLKQADMNTIEVTVYAEQGEWDSDSLRFDEKNEKVLSEIRTAKKAGINVVLILRVALDYSFMRNRFMWHGMILPKNEQLLANWFDRYEAFAMKWATIAAEEQVDVFSIGSEMNALSSTFTVWSIPPLYAYYNDIEAQNRSERRALKYESILKKEDYWVWGYDNYPSLKTYLEDRIQYNYTWGQQATFAGKKNRLSLMNQRRKQSLMAWKKLIKQVRTVYKGQLTYAANFDNYMEVAFWDDLDFIGINAYFGLRNANRKVEDATELKESLERGWKNVFYEIDAFRTTYGLKDKPMIFTELGYVNRENTTLAPWAGFGYSIVGTNKNERVIVWKREKEDLEERKFAMDALYKVVKQQQINLEGILYWKLTTHDYHLPHEPFALHLTPNAKDSLQTSLAQFARLDD from the coding sequence ATGAAAAAATTGTTCTTACTTATTTGTCTACTGCCTTTTGCACTACTTCTTTTTAGTGGGGAGCAGCAACGTGTTGCTTATAAGCCTGAGTTGTTTTATCTGGGAGGAATTCAAATCAATGAAGCAGATAATTTGAGCTGGATGAATATGCTCAAACAAGCAGATATGAACACTATAGAGGTAACTGTTTATGCCGAACAGGGAGAATGGGACAGTGACTCGTTGAGATTTGATGAGAAAAATGAGAAGGTCTTGTCTGAAATTCGAACCGCAAAAAAAGCAGGCATAAATGTGGTGTTGATTTTGAGAGTTGCTTTAGATTATTCTTTTATGCGCAATCGATTTATGTGGCATGGGATGATTTTGCCCAAGAATGAGCAATTATTAGCCAATTGGTTTGATCGATACGAAGCCTTTGCGATGAAGTGGGCTACAATTGCAGCAGAAGAGCAGGTCGATGTTTTTAGTATTGGTAGCGAAATGAATGCTTTATCATCTACCTTTACGGTTTGGTCAATTCCCCCTTTGTATGCTTATTATAATGATATAGAGGCGCAGAATAGATCCGAAAGACGTGCCTTAAAATACGAATCGATCTTAAAAAAGGAAGATTATTGGGTGTGGGGCTACGATAATTACCCCAGTCTTAAGACATATCTTGAAGACCGAATTCAATATAATTATACTTGGGGTCAACAAGCTACCTTTGCAGGGAAAAAAAATAGATTGTCCCTAATGAATCAGCGCCGCAAACAATCTCTTATGGCTTGGAAAAAATTGATTAAGCAGGTCAGAACGGTTTACAAGGGACAATTGACCTATGCGGCAAATTTTGATAATTACATGGAAGTAGCTTTTTGGGATGATTTAGATTTTATAGGTATAAATGCTTATTTTGGTTTGAGGAATGCGAATAGAAAAGTAGAAGATGCAACAGAGCTGAAAGAAAGCTTAGAGCGGGGCTGGAAGAATGTGTTTTATGAAATTGATGCTTTTAGGACAACGTATGGCTTAAAAGATAAGCCGATGATTTTTACAGAACTCGGATATGTCAATCGAGAAAATACAACACTTGCACCTTGGGCGGGGTTCGGCTATTCTATTGTTGGAACGAACAAAAATGAACGAGTAATTGTTTGGAAGCGAGAAAAAGAAGACCTAGAAGAACGGAAATTTGCAATGGATGCTTTATATAAAGTGGTTAAACAGCAACAAATTAATTTAGAAGGAATCTTATATTGGAAGCTAACGACTCATGATTATCATTTGCCACACGAGCCTTTTGCATTACATTTAACGCCTAATGCCAAGGATTCGCTTCAAACTAGTTTGGCTCAATTTGCAAGGCTAGATGATTAA